DNA from bacterium:
AGTAAGCTACTCCTCGATCTTCTCGTAGATCTCTTCCCACTCAGATGGGGATTGCCATGCTTCGCCTATGTGCATGAGCGTGCCCTCGTTAAGGATGGCACCTGCCAAATCGGGCTCGGCCTCACCATCGCCATCGGGATCGTAATCACCCCTGTCTATCCCAAGTGCGTCTTCAGGGAGGAGACATACAGCTCCCGGTCCATTGATCACCGCGTAGATCGGTACGGGGCACGGCTCCGCAACCTCTGGCCACGGGGTCTCTCCCCACGGATCCCGCACGAATCCCATGCTTATGGTGATGGGCCGCGGATGGAACTGCGGGTATCTCGTTGAATGGACTAGCCACTCGCCCGTGAGATCTCGCCCGAGCATACACTGCACGGTCGCGGTACCATCTCGCTCAACGGTAATCTCCTCCGTGGGAGAAACAAAGCCGTCACGACGCACGGTGATCTCGTGCGATCCGGCATCGAGCGCAATGGTCGCCGGTGCCATGGTGCCGGTCGGCACCCCATCCAGGATGATTTCCGCGGTGACGGCGGTTGCGTCCAACTCGATGGCAAGCGATTGGAGCGTGACGGAGAGCATCCCGCCCCCCGGGTCCTCATGATCGGAATCGTCATCCCCCGTATCGTCATCCCCACCCGGGATGGTCGTATCGTCATCCCCGCTGGGTGCAACGACGCCCGGCCCGCAGGCGACGAGCGCGAAGCACGCGACGAGCATCAGTGTACCAGTACGCATGGTAGTACCTCCGTAGTTCTGTTGTGAATGAGCGATCCATCCGCCCATTTCCTCATGCGTTATTAGTATTGCAGAAAGAGACAACGCTTGTCAAGAGCAGCGAACAGTGCTCAGGGATCTTTCACACCTGTCATTGCGAGGAATGAGTCCGCGAATGACGCGGCAATCCCGGTCATCACAGCACGAATGCACGTACTGTTGTTGCCGGATGTGTACACCTATGGCCGGGATTGCCGCGTCGAGGACTCCTCGCAATGACACGTTGGCAGATGTCCCTGCACACTGGTTATTCGCTTGACATCAAAATAGCAATCTGCAATACTAACAACGCATGTCGTGGAAATCGTGTCAAGTCCGATTTCCAAATCGTATCATCGTCACACTGTCGTGGAAATCGTGTCAAGTCCGATTTCCAAATCGTATCATCGTCACACCGCAGGAATAATTGCGTCACTTGACACCGTAATCGTCATGCGTCATACTAACAGCGCATGAGGCAATGGGCGGATGGATCGCTCATTCACAAGTACAGAGGAGGTATTGTCATGCGAGGGATCATCTTGGCGTTGACCGCGTGCTTCGCGCTTGTCGCCTGCGGACCAGGGGTCGTCGCACCTAGCGGGGATGACGACACGACCATTCCGGGTGGGGATGACGATACGGGGGATGACGATTCCGATCACGAGGAGCTGGGGAGCGGGCTGCTCTCCGTCACGCTCCAGTCGCTCGCCATCGAGCCAGAGGGAACCACCGTCACCGCGGAAATCATCCTGGATGGCGTGCCAACCGGCACCATGGCACCGGCGACCATCGCACTCGATGCCGGAACGCACGAGATCACCGTGCGCCGTGACGGCTTCGTTTCTCCCACGGAGGAGATCACCGTCGAGCGAGACGGAACTGCGACCGTGCAGTGTACGCTCGGACGAGACCTCACGGGTACCTGGGAGCAGGTGGAACCATATGAGCCGTGGGATCCACTGTACGAGCAGTTCCGAGAGGCAGCAATGTTTTTCAGAGCCGAGATGGCGTCGTACGTTGAGCCATGTCCAACACAGATTTGGTTGGCGGGGCTCAGCGGACCAATGTGTCTTCTACAAGGAGATGCCATTTGGTTTAGTGCGCCAGGTGAGGATGATCAAGCCACAGGCAATGGGACTATTACGGAAGAAGGTCGTAAGATCGAGTACACATATATCGAAGAGACAGTAGAACCACCCTGGGAACAGACCTACATCTTCCTCGCCGCGCCATAATTTGGCGCACCACCGCCGTTCCACACGAACGGCGGTATTCTTTTGCCTGTTCCCTCACCCGCGAAGACGGCGGCCTCGGTGCCTGCATCTACCAACCCCGCATCAAGATCCAGGATCATGGAAATCGTGTCAGTGAAAATCGCGTGTGAAATCGTGTCAGCGTGTGAAATCGAAATCGTGTCAAGTCCGATTTTGCTATACTGACTTCCTATGGGAAGAGCACTACGCATCCAAGATCCTGGCATTCTCTACCACGTCATCAATCGGGGGAATGGTCGGCGTGCGATCTTTCATGGAAAGCGAGATTACGAACAGTATCTTGAGTTGCTGCATCGTTATCAAGAACGCTATCCCGTTCGTATCTACCACTTCGTCCTCATGACGAATCATGTCCACCTCTTGCTCGAACCGTTGGAGGATGCGGTGCTCGCTCCTTTCATGCAGGGCATCACGCTTGCGCACACGCGGATATTCAATACGAAACACAATACTGTCGGTCATGTCTGGCAGGGGAGATACAAGAACATTCCCATTGTCGAAATCGTGTCAAGTCCGATTTCATGAACGCAGACCAAATGCCCATCCGCAGCATGATTTTCGATTGGGGAGAAAATCGCGAAGCACTCACCATAGACAACTCAACCATCCCCAACCACCTCCCCGAGTGTAACGGTGCGACCTTCGGCACTTCCAGTGCTGCCGGCTGCACCAAAGGAGCCGTTCACCTCATCAACTCCTACACCTGCGAAGGCCAAGTAGGCCTCACCCGCTGCGATGGTGTATGGAATGATGCTGGTGCTTCCATCGCCACCGCCGGGTGTTGGGATGCCGACTACCCCCGCGAAGACGGCGGCCTCGGTGCCTGCATCTACCAACCCCGCATCAAGATCACGGACAACTGGGGCTACTGCAACGGGAGCTGCCCGGGAGGTGTCGAAGGAAATCTATGTTTTGAGGGCGCCCTCGTACCGGAGTGCTCTATCCCAAGCGGAGCAGATGACCCCTCGACACCATTCGCCAACCGTCTCATCGTCACCCCGCAGGAATGATCGCACCGCTTGACATCAGAATCGTCCCCTGCCATACTGACTGTGCATGAGGCAATGGGCGGATTGATCGCTCATTCACAAGTACAGAGGAGGTATTGCCATGCGAGAGATCACTCTGGCATTGATCGCGTGCTTCGCGCTTGTCGCCTGCGGACCGAGGGTCGTCGCGCCCGGCACGGACGATGACGACGACACGACCATCCCGGGTGGAGATGACGATGGTGAAGATCCGGGGAGTGGATTGCTCTCCGTCACGCTCCAGTCGCTCGCCATCGAGTCGGATGCAACCGCCGTCACCGCGGAGATCATCCTCGACGGGGTGCCAACGGGAACCGTCGCGCCAGCCACCATCGCACTCGATGCCGGAACGCACGAGATCACCGTGCGTCGTGACGGCTTTGTTTCTCCCACGGAGGAGATCACCGTTGCGCGAGATGGTACCGCGACCGTGCAGTGTACACTCGGGCGGGATCTCACGGGTACCTGGGAGCAGGTGGAACCAGAGCCGCGGGATGCACTGAACGAGCGGTTCCACGAGGCAACGATGTTGTTGATGGCCGAACCAGAAACCTTCATAGAGCCATGTCCAACACA
Protein-coding regions in this window:
- a CDS encoding PEGA domain-containing protein; the protein is MRGIILALTACFALVACGPGVVAPSGDDDTTIPGGDDDTGDDDSDHEELGSGLLSVTLQSLAIEPEGTTVTAEIILDGVPTGTMAPATIALDAGTHEITVRRDGFVSPTEEITVERDGTATVQCTLGRDLTGTWEQVEPYEPWDPLYEQFREAAMFFRAEMASYVEPCPTQIWLAGLSGPMCLLQGDAIWFSAPGEDDQATGNGTITEEGRKIEYTYIEETVEPPWEQTYIFLAAP
- a CDS encoding PEGA domain-containing protein; its protein translation is MRTGTLMLVACFALVACGPGVVAPSGDDDTTIPGGDDDTGDDDSDHEDPGGGMLSVTLQSLAIELDATAVTAEIILDGVPTGTMAPATIALDAGSHEITVRRDGFVSPTEEITVERDGTATVQCMLGRDLTGEWLVHSTRYPQFHPRPITISMGFVRDPWGETPWPEVAEPCPVPIYAVINGPGAVCLLPEDALGIDRGDYDPDGDGEAEPDLAGAILNEGTLMHIGEAWQSPSEWEEIYEKIEE
- a CDS encoding PEGA domain-containing protein, with amino-acid sequence MREITLALIACFALVACGPRVVAPGTDDDDDTTIPGGDDDGEDPGSGLLSVTLQSLAIESDATAVTAEIILDGVPTGTVAPATIALDAGTHEITVRRDGFVSPTEEITVARDGTATVQCTLGRDLTGTWEQVEPEPRDALNERFHEATMLLMAEPETFIEPCPTQIWLVGLRLGMCLLQGDTLWFREPGEDYQVTGNGTITEEGRKVEYMLVEETVDQSWEYTYTFLAAP